TGGTTAAAATGTcaaagagcagaagaaaaaaagaacgctCACTTTTCTGATATTTCAGTGTCTAGTGGAGGTGCAGTCGCTTCGGCTCCTGGGAAGAGTCCACCTTCTCCAGGACTTTGTTGCAGATTCTCCTCGTTCCTACAGGATCGAACCTGTTTTAGGAAATAAATATTAACAAAAGAGTCTCAAAAAATGGAAATCAGTTGCAGCTGAAATGGACAGTCTCGCACATGGGGCCCGTCATACATGAAACAGCTCAGTGGCCGGGCTCAAAAGGTCGACTCACCTTCCACACAAGCAGGAATATGAGAGCTACGAGTGGAATGAACAGTAAGGAGAGAAGGCTTTGCTCCAACACCCCAGACAGGGTTTCAGgttctggggggaaaaaaaacagtaaaacatgaaTTCCTCCTCTGACTACATGTTAACAATAATTAGACCCAGGAGGTTGGAGATCATGAGGAAGTTTTAACCTCGTCTTTTGTGTAACTTTTAACATCTATATTTCCACAATTAGCGTGAAGTGTGAatcagcagaaaaaaaccctctttccACATGActagacaaaacaaaacaaaaatactgcTTCTGTTTCTGTGAATCTAATGATGGAGTGAACGGCTTCCACAGAGGGTTCAAAGGTCAACCTTCAGCGCATAAACCGGAAGACacgaaagagagaaaaaaaaacgttcaagCCGTTTCATACTACCACGCTCTGAAAATCTATCCATGCTGTCAAAACCAGactgggtgaaaaaaaaaaaaaaatcattcattcaCGCAAATTGTGATTCCTCAGTCGTTTTACATTTTACGTGACAAACTGGAAACCTTGTCCGGCGCTAATGTTCCTCTAACCATCTCAAAGGATTCTGGAACAAGGCACATCATATATTTGCATAAATGTTTAATGTATCAACTGAACATTCCGACACGCCTGACGAGGAGTGATGAGGTATTTGCCCCGCAGAGCTTCGAGTGACAGCAGCTCTGTGGGCAACGGGGCGGACCTCGCTGTCGAATGTGGCAAAATACCGTCGGTGCCGAAAGCTGCTGCTCTAACACACCAGCTGGGCCGGATTCTGCCACGAGAACACGGACCCGACACCCGACTGAACCCAAAACGCACTTACTTGGTTTGCAGTCTGCACACTTTGGAGGGCCGGGCTCTGATGTTGCTGcagtgggggggaaggaggtgaGTTGGTGAGGGCCTCATGGTGAAAACATGTCATTGTCAGGTGCTAAAAAGTAGACTCAATAGTGCCTTTTTcatgctgctgccccccccccccccccccacacacacacacaaaagatccAAAGCAACCACTCGGTCCGAGCTTAGATTGGAAGATTGCTCTATAATCAACACGTACACAATGAGGTTTCGGCCCTTTTCTTCCCTCTCACATGCGCTACCTGGGGACGCCGTCCCCTCGGTCCTGTGACTCAGCCGCGTCTCAATGGGCCGTTCTAAACGCCGGGAccgtttttcagtttttttttttttttttttaaatctcgcAAAGTTCTTGAGAACAAATGACAGTTCCCGGACTGAAAAGCTTGTGGAGGCGGCCACCAGAGATCCGCGCTGAATGGAGCCGGCTCACAATAGACCAAAGGAGACGGCGGGCGCTTTACAGGCCGAGGTTGACTGCTGGTTCGAATTTGTAGACCAGACCATAAATAATGAGCCGGAAGTGTGACCTAAATCGTCAACTCAGGCCGTAAAGCACTTGAAAAGGTGCAGTGTGTGGGATTTGGTGGAAACTAGTGGGGAGGTTATATCTGAAGACCCCTGATGTAACGCTGCGCGGTCTTTCGGGACCGTCGACTCGACTGCTTTGGACGATGATTTGCGGGCGGCAACATGGTCTTGCACTCTGCAAACAGAACTGTTGTGACCCTTTGGGGctttggaaaacacaaaaaggctCTTTcaagagctgctgtttggttaGTCCTTTTTGTGACACCGTGGAAACGTTACGAAGCCTCACAAGTAACACAAACCCTACGGTTTTCAGCCGCAGGTGAGTGTACACCCAATGGGAACCGGTTTCTACCAAGACTtccttttaacatttaattattttgttcCAAGGAAATGCTCCCGTAAAACCAGTTGGCAGTCAGACAATAGATACATAACTGTCAGCGTGGCATGTGGACGCAACGTCGATGTTGAGTCTCCACCCTTCCCGTGCCACAGGAGGGGAGAAATCCACACTCCAGAGTCTCTGCCAGAGAAAGCTTGGACTgattgttgtctttgtccaGTCTTGTTGTCTTATCGTATCACGCGACTCACATCTCGCACCAGATGGGCTCATTGTGGGGATGAAACATGTCAGATAACCACGTTAGCGCCTGACATTTGCCAGTCCCGAGAGTCAGAAGTCACAGCTGCGTCTTATTTTTGCTTAAACCGCAAGCTTCTCTCACTCAACACCCCCCcacaacacccccccacaccccccccccagcaccaccACGCATAGCCTGCCCTCCAAACGCCTGCACAGTTTAGAGCTGATTTAATGAGAATTTGAAACCAGAGGGGATCAAACGTGCAGATCGAGGAGCATCCATAAATCTCAACTGGTGGGTTTTATACTTTGCAGTTGAGGAGTACTTCTAAAGGTGATGCTGTGTGCACTGTAAAGCCATCAGTGAGAAGAACCAGGCCGTAGAAGTGATCTGCAGCAGAAGAGGCCATGGGGTTAATAATGGCGGCAGCAACAAACAAGCTCTCCCCAAGGATTGCAGCCACCAAAAGGTCTTAAACCATCCGTCCATAAAACAGACAGCAAGGGCACCGAAGGGCTGCAAGTAATCACTACAGGACTTAAGCAGCAAATTCCTTGTTTTGTCTGACCCTTCAGGCCAAAAGATGTTCAGCACTGATTCAAAGCTGAttttcatgtttcttttctcgaaactggattttttttagtttgtaacTAGATGTAATAACGATAGCCGAGAGCTCACGGCGGCTCCAAGTTGCTTCCTGCACTTTTAGGTATTTGACAGCTGTTACGGACAAGTTTGTCATAAACCGGCCACCGTATCATCATTTCTTCATCAGCTCCCGTCGAGCCAGCGGATATCCGGGCCCAGACTTCCATTACTTTACCTGCGTTCAACCAAAGCCCGCCGGCATGTGATTGGTCAAGACTACCAAGAGTGCAAACCTGATCAGTATAAAAATACACAACCATGAGGTGGATGGTTTTCTGTAAAGGAGCACAAAGAGCAGGCCAACACGTGTAAATATTGCGTCAAATAAGCACTCACCATTTAAATAATCTGCTGTTGTTACTGCGTATGGTGTTGTGGGACAGGGAGGAGGGTCGCAGTAATCTGAATCTTCTTTATTCTGTGCAGCTATGAGAAAGTCTTTGACAAAGTCAAAGTACCGCGCCGTCTGCCACCTCTCTTCCCTGTAGTGGCACTGAAAGTCGTTCATGATCGCCTCCTGCAAAGACACATTTCAACATTAGTCGCATGCAATAACTAGTTCTCACAGACTGGTTTTACAACTCTAGGGCTGACATCACGACTGTATGGTAATTAGGTTTATAATATAACAAACTCTCACTGCAAAGGGTCCATCCACGCTACACTagtttcaaataatccaaatgtGTAATTGACAAAACAACTGAGCTTGTTTTCCATCTAGCAATGGACACGTTTAGAAATCATACTTCTGCCATGTGAACTTACCAAAAGGCCCATGTTGAGCCGCAGTTCTTGGAACATTTGGATGAATATGCTAATATCTTTTCGGTTGGAGGAAATGTTTCCGAACTTATGCGCTAAACCTTTTAAGCTCTCCTCCAAGTAGAAGACGTTTAATTTCACCCAACACATCCCTCCctgaaagaggaagagcagatgtAGGGCTTTAATTGAGCAATAAGTGTACATATCAACTAACGTTCGATAATCCTCCCGGAGCGGATGCCACCATGTCTTACCTCTTCCCTCGGAATGTAGTTCACAGGGATTTTGTAATCTTTAGGAATGTTTTGtctctgcaaaaagaaaaaagtacaaaaaaaaaaaatgcagacaaATGACATTTTTGAAATAACAGCCAGCTTGATTTAGGAATTAAAAGAGCTTCAAACAAATAATGAGTGTGGCGTTAGCTGGGAATGTTGTAGTGAATCACAGCATTGTTCTTACCAGAATGGAGAGCCTAGAGATGTCATCTGTCACTGGGTTGACGTCAAATTTGCTCGAATGTACCCCAAGCGTGATGAACAGCAGTATATGGACACAGACGCGTATCCAAATCTGCAGATtcaacacaagacaaacacaagatGTTTTGACAATTATCCAATAATTACCAATTAGCCATAATAAATGACAACATATGACTGACTCTTTGTGATCGGCGGGTCAAGCGGGTGCAACTACTCCGCACACCTCAATGCAATCAATGAGCAGCCTGATTGGCTTATGAATCCACGGCAGCCCACTTGAAGCAAGTCATTGAGCGCACAAAGTTATTCTGGCTTTTAGCGGGTTGTTCTACCAtgcaaaagacaaacacaccttgcacacacacacattttgaggTGCTCCTGCACTGACCAGAAAAGAGAGGACAGAAATATTCTGGCATGATCCAACAGTCACAACCGTAATGGCTGTTAGGTAAGAGGGATTATGCATGAAGCCTTCTGCCTGTATGCTAGATGTACTCTAGAACGCCTTCATACCACTCACAGTGCTTTTACACAACATGTCGCACACCCACTCACACCCATTCATGCACTGCTGGGGCTAACATGCAAAGTGCCACTATCCATTAGAACTAACTAAGCactcacacccattcacacaccggGGAGGAACCACAGGTCGGCAGATTAGAGGCCAGTCACCAGATGGCTAATTAGCTTAGATTGGCTCACCTGATATCAGATTTTATGGCAACATTGCACAACTTCATGTAAATGTGACAAACCGTTCATTGTTCCAAAGTATATGTGGATATTTGTATTCATCCCATTAATGATTCCCACATTTTAAAAGGACTTTAAACCGAAAAGATAAAAGACACTCCGATGTCTGATAAGCAAGTTAGAAGAGTAGCTGGAGGAAGGACGCGCCTTACCAATGTCGTCTTGGTATGGAACAACCTGAAGATCAAGGTCTGTCCCAAATTACTGATCAAAACGGGAAGTCtttacacactaaaactaaatgcaaaaaaagcatCTGTCTGTGCTCTGTTTTAGTGCATTGACGCCTTGGGAAAACCTTTCCAAGAGAGACACTTGTAACTCCTGAAATGCAAACCTTAACATTAACAATGCCGCTTTCCCTGCATGCCGACACGTTGAACCGATTTCTGTGTGGCGGCTCCTTCATACTTCAAGTAGGTACTCGGAGCTGGGAAACAAAGGGTGCCGAACGTTTATAGACGGGAGGATATATGGACTCGGTTTCTGCTTTTAAGTGGTCGGGCttgcctctctcttcctcagcctGCCATGCAGCTGGTCCTCAGCGGACCAGTAGGCCCTGAGAAAAGTAAACCTCAAAACAGTCATGTTGCAACACTGCGTTGTTGTGACATGCAGGTGGATACAATTTCAAGGACGGATCCAGTGTGTCAGATATATCGCATTATCACAATCTGCGAGTCCTTGTCTGCGGCTATATTGTCGAGTAACCCGACACGTCTTGCTCCATCACATGCGTCGCCCGGGGGCAGAAGAAGTGCCCAAGAGTCCACGACTCATCTGCAGCATCGCACCTTCATTGTCACCGACCAAACGAGAAGAGGCATATGACCAACCCAAGAGGATGAGTGAACTCAATGGAAGTATGTTATAATCCATCGCCGTGGTTACAATTCGTCTGGTCAATGCCTCTTTTGTCCTCGGATGCGCCGGGTCACAACTCAGCTGCGTCCGCGTGTTTGTGTCCATGCAAAACTCCTATTAATTCTTCACAGTAACAGTCCCTCGTTATCTTGGCTGCTTACTCTTCTTCTTGCATTGGGGCAATATTGCACAAGTTATTACTGGCAGTtggcgatgatgatgataaagcgTGTAGTGTAGTGATGCGCCAAAAGAAAACGACTGCGGGTAAAAACAATGAACGGACTCAAAATCTTTTTCAAAAATCTGCTCTGCTATTGTCCTTTGAGGACGAGAAATGAAACTCAGCCCATTTGTTGCTCATCAACATCCTTTAGAGCCTCATGAGGAGTCGTGGAATCAAAGCTTTTGTTCCTTCACAAGGAAACTGTGACTTTAAGATAAGGTACTTGGCTGCCCGGTGGAGCTGCACTGGCTTACCGTACATTAGCAGGTGTCGTTCACTTGGCTGACCTGCTTCCTGTTCTCCGTGCAAATCTAACCATATTATGCAATGGGCCTGCAGGTCTCCTCTCAATAGAGATTAGGGCCAGCTAGGGCCTAACCCGAAACAATTCAGCAACCTTGAAAGTGAACCCTATGAACTGAGCCATGTCTAATCTAACCTCAaccagtactactactactttttgGAGCAGCTCTTTGCTTATCATTGACCGTCGCATTCAGGTCCTTTTTGAAGTGAACACACTTTCACTGCCAGTTTGGGCCGTTTAGATCGGTTGTTGACGGAGGCAGAGTCGGCCACCCACCTTCCTCCGGCTACTGCACACTTGGTCAAATGGAcccacaacaggaagtgaatggAACAGCAATCCATTAACAGCAGGAAAAGGCCGACGGGCGGCATTTTAAAGCGCAAACGGGACGTAATTCAATTGCCCGAAGCTTCTTCTGCTCACCCAAACGAATCGTCGTTCAATGGCAGACAGGGACTAGGAGCAATTAACCAAAGACAAATGCGTGGGGTATCTTATAATTCATCAGCTGCGCCTCGACCTCTTGTCATATGTCATAAATCACATGAGCAAAGGACACAGCGGATGAAATGAGAGGAGCTCCAGATACAACAACAGTTCGCTACTTGAGGTCAAGGACAAGCTGTTTAACAAAGCAAAGCCAGCAAAGATCTTAAACAACATCTTAACAGATTCCAGTGCGTTCGCCATTTCCAAAGAATGGAAcctttgtcttttatttaagcTTTGAGGACTTCCTAACGCTAACAATCACAAACAAACTCGGCTGATATCCAAGTGGGGGACGGTTCATGCGTCTGGATGTTTTCTTTACCTTGTTCTTATGGACAGAACTAAACCATGTGGTTTCTTCATGTGAGTCaaaatactgtttttgttttgggtgcCCGTTTACAATTTCAAAAAAGGGCCACTGGAAAGAAACATGCACCAATTGATTGTTTATTTCATTGCTCTCTGGTTTCACCCCTGCAAAGTGGGCTCAAGAGGACAAACCAGTTGGTGGAGGCCTCCACAGACAACAACATGATAAGATTGAAAAATGACATCAAATcactgaaagaaaatgtaaaataacgGTTCTACTTTGCTTTTGGCAGAATCCAGTGCAGAAGGCTTCCCGCCGTTGTTAAATACAACGTTGCCATTTCCCTTACACTGTGATCCTGTTCACAActtgtctttctttcattttggtAGCAAACATGGTCAACAAAACCACACGGAAAGGCTTAGCGATGACGTCCTTCTCAACATGTGCCGAGAGTATGTTGAGTCGAGCCGGTTGAAGGGGGGAACAAACATGTTCTGCACACATGTGCGCTCTGCATGCAGAGAGCTGCCATTCGCCGACGttattctaaaaataaaaaaaatcatcccCGCGGCGTTCCTTTTTTTGCGAGAGCAAGTAGGGCCGAGTAAAGACTGCAGCATTCACAAAAGGACGTGATGATGGCGGGAATATCTGCCCCCGTCTCCAAGTCTTTATGAGACGGATTCACAACCCATTAAacgaggaaccgcagg
The DNA window shown above is from Gasterosteus aculeatus chromosome X, fGasAcu3.hap1.1, whole genome shotgun sequence and carries:
- the kitlga gene encoding kit ligand a isoform X2; its protein translation is MQIWIRVCVHILLFITLGVHSSKFDVNPVTDDISRLSILRQNIPKDYKIPVNYIPREEGGMCWVKLNVFYLEESLKGLAHKFGNISSNRKDISIFIQMFQELRLNMGLLEAIMNDFQCHYREERWQTARYFDFVKDFLIAAQNKEDSDYCDPPPCPTTPYAVTTADYLNATSEPGPPKCADCKPKPETLSGVLEQSLLSLLFIPLVALIFLLVWKVRSCRNEENLQQSPGEGGLFPGAEATAPPLDTEISEKNMLNVIEIE
- the kitlga gene encoding kit ligand a isoform X1; translation: MKKSKIWIRVCVHILLFITLGVHSSKFDVNPVTDDISRLSILRQNIPKDYKIPVNYIPREEGGMCWVKLNVFYLEESLKGLAHKFGNISSNRKDISIFIQMFQELRLNMGLLEAIMNDFQCHYREERWQTARYFDFVKDFLIAAQNKEDSDYCDPPPCPTTPYAVTTADYLNATSEPGPPKCADCKPKPETLSGVLEQSLLSLLFIPLVALIFLLVWKVRSCRNEENLQQSPGEGGLFPGAEATAPPLDTEISEKNMLNVIEIE